In the Pelmatolapia mariae isolate MD_Pm_ZW linkage group LG10_11, Pm_UMD_F_2, whole genome shotgun sequence genome, ACCTGCTTATGTTGCATGTGTGCTTGCAGAATCAGCTTCCCCACCTCCGTGTGCCTCCGTGAATTCCCACCTGCCTCTCCCCGTGTATCCGTACCTGTAACAGTTGTTGCTGAATTTGTTGTAGCTGGAAAAGGCAATTAGCACACCAAACCCCACTCCCAGCGAGAAACAGATCTGCGTTGCTGCCTCAATCCAGACCTGGGGAGAGAAAGAACAAGCGCACTTGTGTGAAGCGGCAAACAAAAGGcacaggagaggaaaaaagccaTTATTAGAGATAATTGCAGGAAACTCATTCAACAGCAGCAGATGAAAGACGCTTGTGAATACGGGGGGTAATTTTGCAAATTACTGCTCCATGCATCTATCTAATCTAATTCTCCAATTGCTCCCGTGCATCTCTCAATCTCTGTCCTTCTTGCTTTCGCTATCATAACTGAATCCTTTAGTCACGCATGTGTATTTATTGGGACCCTCAACACCTAGTGTTAAGCTAAATTAGATATTTATATTGTGATAGGAAGTTTCATGgataagaaaaatattttaaatgagtgACACAAGTACTTTTCTCATATCTTTATTGCCTCCAGGGAAGGTAGCAATTAAAACAATGCTGtgtttacttgcactgaaaTAATTCCACATTCAGGCTTTTGGCACAATAAAATTAAAGGGTTAATTTAACAGTAGACATGGAGGATAGCAATAGTAGAGCCCAATGCTCTTGTTATGCTTCTTGTTTGTTAAGCAAATAAAATTtcattatgctttttttttgttatcgcTGTTTCAGGTTCTCTTAATCTGTGGACTTGAGCTCAGAATTTTATTTGTCAACATTTGTTGTGGAACCATAATTAAACTAAACtagactaaaataaaataaactaagataAAACCGAGAGTCAGACTTTCTTTTATTGATGGCcacttccatcttttatatacagcctgTATTTTCTACCCTGTTTTCTGAGttcattgttgttttgtttttttctgttttggttaTTTATCTCAGAAAATCTATAACTATGCCAACAAATCTACAGCTATAAAATACTTTCTTGGATTATGTTatatcacattttgggttgatAAGAATATCATTCATCAAGATCTAGGACTTTAAATGCTAAATTTATCAGCGTTAGTTGTTGCAGTATGTGTTGGTTTTGACCTATACACTGGCTTTGTATTGGATGTCAAGCAACATGTACAAGTTACAATTCCCTGCCATGATAACTCCTGTTAAGCACATTAGTAtgatatgttaaaaaaatagttGTAGTTGTGCATTCTTCCTTTTTTAGTATTGGAGTCTCTTTACATGCAAGtgttaatattaaatacaggaaatacaagtgaaaatgtaaataaagccACAGTATTTCCCCTCATACTATATCTTATTCTTGTGGAACACTGTCACTCTCACTTCACTTGTGtctcctctttcttcttttggcgcTCACCTTGGCGTCACAGAGTCTTAGGAAGTCCACGGAGAGGTAGGCCTTAATGCCATCAATGGCTCCAGGCAGGGTGACTCCGCGGAGCAGCAGCACAGTCAAGACCACATAGGGCATGGTGGCTGTGATCCACACAACCTGAAAGAGTCACACAAggtacacccacacacacacacatgatacACACAAGAAAAGATACATGCATGCAGAACAATCATGCATTTAAAGGTGGTGCTGCATTTTACTGCTATGCTGTTAAAGTCACTGTGCACCATGACTCACTTAaatttttagtttttcaaaTATAACAGTAATTAATGTCTGCTATCTTATATGTTACCTTGCCAGAAGTCTTGACTCCCTTCCAGAGACTGAAGTATAGCAGAACAATAACCACAGCTAGACAGGAAGTCAGCTGCCAACGTGGACGACCCAGGTCGTCAATGCCGTTACTGTCCTGAATATGGAGTACTGCCCTTCTGAGAAAGGAGAACATTCAAGCAAGAGGCATGGTGACTCCTAAATCACCATTTAGTGTACACTGACTGTCTTGTATGTATGAGCACATTCAAATTTAGAAAGACTTCATTTAACAGAGGTGTGAAGTGACAGGATGAGCTCAAGAATACTGGCCTAAAAAGCTGTCACCATAATTTCATGTCACATGTTGTTGACACCAATCCATCGTCTGCACTGGGCTTAACATTGTAGCTAATTTCTGAGTTTTTTAGTCACCATAGTTACTGCACTCAATCCAAAGGGTTCCCCTTTTTTCTGACGAGAGCTTAgcgtcttaaaaaaaaaagaataaaaagaacataTGCAACAGAAGGTAAAGCAACACCTCTGTTGACTTCTCTCcagacatttaaaaagaaaaaaaaatcacctattttattatttctgtcATGAAAATGTATTAACACCTATTAAATATATGTTTAAATATGTTCCATATAAACTACAGGATGTAAAATACCATTACTACAACACACACATCTAAAgtacatacagtacagtatgtaCTGAGTAGGATATTCAGGGTTCACTGATTCCAGATGCAATCATAATAACTGCTGCAATTAAGATAAAAATGACTAAAGTtcattataatattattattcatatcaGAAACTGAAGTATAAACCAGGCTCCAGATACCCTTCATAAGATTGGCTTTACATCCAGTCCCTGTTTCTGAAAGATGATACTTGAGCTTCACCTAAAGGGAGATTTGAGACCCCAGGCTGTCTGACCAGATGCTGCACCAAGTGTCGCTACATCTGTTGCAAGTGCTGAAAATAATGCATTATAATAAATCACATTATCACAAATGGCAGCTAAGATGGGAAAACTGCCTAAAGGTGACAACGTTCAAAGCCTACTTTATTCTAGATAGTTACCAAGCATGTGTCACGTTAAAGACTAAATTCAGTGGATATTGTTTTTGCCTTGATCCATAAATTTAGAGGCAGCCTAACAGATGAGACTAAATAAGATCAGCCAATTTTCAGCTGATATAGTCAAATTGTCTGCAGGTGGTTTTGCATAAATAGCCCACTGCCATTTTATCTAACGTGGATGAAATACTGCATCTGTCACAGCAGAACAACCCCTTTCACTTGCTGAAATAGGAGACACCTGGTCAGCTTCATGAAGGAAGGCAACAATGGCTAAATGCAGCCAAACTGTGCATTTCTGATTCTCTGTGATAATATATCTCAGCTATTTAGGCTGCAAAGGCATTCCATTACTGCACTGCAACCAAACACATCGTACCTCATGCAGTAGACATGTGCAGGACTATCAAAGCAACCTTTTTTACTCCTTACAAATAGTGTGCTAAAGCTGAAGATCAGGCCAACTTACTCAAAATACTCCTGAGCCGGGGTGGCTTTGTAAATGTCACTGACTGAGCCGTTGTCAGCCCAGTCGGAGCAGTTTGGACTGTTCCACGTGTTGTTGCAATGAACCCAGGGTAGCTCGCCAGTGAAAGAGGAGAAGAGGTAGAACATTGCCCATGAGATGATGACGTTATAGTAGAAACCAACATAGAGGGAGATGAGGATCACTGTAAAGCCTACGCCTGTTGAGGGAAACATAAGTTATGAATATCATAGACACTAAAGATACAATACTGAAGAATATTActactaatactaataatatTACTGTCTTTCTCGTGACCAGACATAACATATTGTTAGTGCACACCATAAAGCACAATCTTTGGTTCACTGTGAGTATACAGTAGCCAGAGTAGCCAGTGCTATATGCCTGCAgtctcacaaaaaaaaagaaacaacctTCAAACGCTGCCTCTTTATGCCTTAATTATCAATCCATCTACCCTTTCTGTAAATCCGAAACAATGTCCACTCTTCTAAGGCTGTATTTAATTGTTAACCTTTGCTAGGAAGCATAACCGCAACTGTGCCTTATTGATTTCTTTGTAATGTGGATGTGATATTTGTCCAGGGAGCCATGTCTCTTATTAGCGCCACATGCGGCCTTGCTATCTCTCAATCTCCCTTCACCAACCCTTTCCAAGTCCTTTTTTCTTCAAATGGATTGATCCTGGGAGGAAACCAGCTTTTTGATCAGAATAATTACTGTCAATACGGGCATGTGTACGTGTATTTGAATAATTACTGTTATCCCCCtgctgagagacagagagagagtgaagcGTGTGATTAGAACGTCAACGTACTCTGTGTGGTCCCTGACAGACGGCACATGCTCCGAGGAACACACATAGACGAAAAACATGAAGCAACACGTACACACTGCGGGCCACCTTCAGACCAACAAGGGCACGATGCCACACAAGACAGCCTTATGGCTTCTCACTGTGGAGCAACAGATGGTCTGCTGTTATCAGAGGTAACTTCTTCTAAAAAATCAAAGGGAATTCAGAGAAAACGACGGATGAATGCACACAAATTAAAGCTTGTTTAAAAAGCGTAAAAAACAGAGCCAAGTAAAGTGTATCATTATATTTTCAACACATGACTTTGCTTAGAAACGTGAGTCGGACTTCATGTTTGTTTCTCCATTAGTGTATGTTTGGATGGCATTTCTCCTGAACTGCGCTTTGCTTAACGGTGTGTTGAAAAGTACCCAGAACAAGCGTCAACCAGTGTTACCTGCCACTGGGTGACACAAAAGGATGCGGACAATCAGAATAAAAGTCTAAAAGCCCAATTTTCATTTGCTTTCCATGTGAGTGCCAGCAGAACCTGATGTTCCGGGGAGGATAAACAATGCCTGTCGCTGCTCAGCTCAGAGACAAGCAGACAAAAGAGACTGGCATGTGGACAGGCAGGCATGTGGGCAGGCAAGCAGACAGAAAGACACGTAGAGATTAAAGGGAGAATGTTAGCAGACAGACAGCCATGTAGGCAGATGGACATACAGAAAAATGCAACTCGTCCCATGATACATTTATTATATTCCTAAGAGGGTGTGCGTATATCCTCGAGTGTTTGCATATGTGAGTAAGTGTCTGTCACATTTGATTTTACCTTCATACATTTTACTTTCCTACCTTTAAATATGGGACATATCTTCCAGACTCCTGCTGCCCCCTCTCTGTTATACTGACCCAGAGCCAGCTCCATGTAGAAGAGTGGCATGCCTGCTATCACCATGAAAAACAGGTACGGCACCAGAAatgcacctacacacacacacacacacacacacacaattttaaaaataaatacatttatttacttatGTCTTGCAGACATGTTCACACCTGTAAATTCAAAGAACAGCATCAGTTTAGTGCCAGTTTACAGGATCATATGCAGTGTCAACGCAGATTTTGAAAATGTagtatttagtatttttaaatttttctttctATGTTAAACTGCCACTGTACGATTGACAGGTTACTTTTGCCCTCTTTACTCCAATAATTGAGTATtctaataaaatgaaaacacaattttcaaAAGAGGGGGCTCATATATAAAAGTGTAGTTTGTCTTTGAAGATAAAGTTTATGCCTCTGACAGAACTTTTGTCATATTTCCTTACATACATATTAGACTTAGCGACGTGAAAGGCTGTGTGTTAGCCTTGACCATAGCTGCAGTATCATTTACAGCTCTTAAACATAATGAGAGCTCTATGTTAAACAGCCATAATTAGTGACACTGATTGTTAGAGCTAATCTATTCAGAACAGCTGTGGTGGTTTTTCCCCTATTTTGATCTCTGTAAAGGGTTGAAATAAGACGAAAACAGCGGCCATCATACACACAGATCtgaagcacacacaaacatgtgcaTGTAGTACATGCATGCATAAAGTACTCTAGCCTGTAACTAATTCCTCCTTTTCTCCGccttcttctctttctgtttcattatttttcttatttgccTTTGCTTTCAACACAGCCACCATGTTTATGCCCTCCTACCCCTCTCAATGTGGCAGACTAATCCCCTGGActggggcaaaaaaaaaaaagaaagaaagaaagaaagaaaaacacagttcCTCACGTCAGTCTCTTCATCAGTCTCACCTCCTCCATTTTTGTAGCAGAGATAAGGGAACCTCCAGACATTTGCCAGGTCCACAGCAAATCCAATCACGGACAGGAGGAAGTCAATTTTCTTTCCCCAGgtctccctctcttcctccccACTGGGGTTAGTCTGAGTCGGAGTTGGAGTCACTAAGGTGGTCGATGTGAACTGAACCCCATTCTGTTCCTTTACAAGTATCAGCTCCACCTGAAGGGTCACCAAGTTTAAAATCAATCATGCATAACGCAGAATGGAATATTACAAACACATTCACCTTAAGAAATGTTATTCATGGTGATGTATTAAAAAATGTACTGTAAAATACTATTATTtgtactatttttaccatttttgtCATTCTTTAAAAAAGCATCATATTTGTATAATGCTGATCTTTAGCACTATATAGTTTAGTACAATATAAAGAGTCACACAGATGAGAGAGCAAATGCAGTCATTTCATAAATTGAGACCTTTGCACAGTAACAGCACTGTGTGTCTTAGATGTGTACCGACCTCTTTTGGACCCATCGTGTTGGGGGTGGGTTTTTCTGGGGCTACAACTGAGGACATCACGGTGCAAAATGGTAATAGTTGAAATCTCAGTAGGTAAAGCTGACAAGTCTTGAGCACAAAATGAGACagaaaaaaggagttttttggggtttttttaaattccgtttGTGAAGAATAAGGTTTTTGATGCAAGTATAAAAATCATCAAAAGGATCACTGGGATGAAAATTAAGGATTAAGAACAATATAATGAGATACTTTTAAACACTGAAACTGtagcaaaaatatatatatttaaaaaaaatttaaatgtggcataagaaagagaaagagaaaacacaactGAGAGTCATTTGATTCAGACTGAGGGTAACAAGAAGGGATGGGGGAGCATGTCTACAAGGTCATCACAGCATGCTCGTTTTATTTCTATCATAAGTGCTGATAACCATTTTACTTGC is a window encoding:
- the slc6a3 gene encoding sodium-dependent dopamine transporter; the protein is MSSVVAPEKPTPNTMGPKEVELILVKEQNGVQFTSTTLVTPTPTQTNPSGEEERETWGKKIDFLLSVIGFAVDLANVWRFPYLCYKNGGGAFLVPYLFFMVIAGMPLFYMELALGQYNREGAAGVWKICPIFKGVGFTVILISLYVGFYYNVIISWAMFYLFSSFTGELPWVHCNNTWNSPNCSDWADNGSVSDIYKATPAQEYFERAVLHIQDSNGIDDLGRPRWQLTSCLAVVIVLLYFSLWKGVKTSGKVVWITATMPYVVLTVLLLRGVTLPGAIDGIKAYLSVDFLRLCDAKVWIEAATQICFSLGVGFGVLIAFSSYNKFSNNCYRDAIITSSINSLTSFFSGFVVFSFLGYMSQKHNVALDKVARDGAGLVFVIYPEAIATLPGSSIWAVIFFIMLLTLGIDSAMGGMESVITGLIDEFKFLHKHRELFTLFIVVATFLISLFCVTNGGMYVFTLLDHFAAGTSILFGVLIEAIGIAWFYGVDRFSDDIEEMIGHRPGRYWRLCWKFVSPCFLLFMVVVSFATFNPPNYGSYMFPAWANMLGWCLAMSSMTMVPLYAIYKLCTLPGKFCDRLAYAITPETEHHLVDNGEVRQFTLHHWLVV